DNA from Strigops habroptila isolate Jane chromosome 6, bStrHab1.2.pri, whole genome shotgun sequence:
AGCAGGAAGAGCATCGCTGCCGGCGTGAGTCACCGGGGCGGGAGGCACCGGGGCAGGGATCAGTGAGCAAAGAGGAGTTAAACCGCGAGGAATCTCGCTCCAATGTCCCTTCTGGTGACCGGAGCGACCCGGGAACCCCTTGTCAGCAGCAAGGACAGCAGCACCGTGAGCTCAGAGCGCGTTGTTATGGGAGGGCTGCATTCTTGCCTGGAAGTTCATGAATACTTGTCGTCAGGCAGCcttgaaaagcacatttttatctgcttttatcataataaaataacagaaatctATTGGTGGTGGGttgttctcttcttttccaaCCATTGCATCCTGTCTTctggcttttgttgttgtttgccCTCAACCTTCCCCCTCTTATTTTGCTGGTGTACAGTGTGTACTGtgaagtgatttctttgaaTCACTGGTTTGGTTCTGAAAACAgatgatgaagaagaagaaaaacaaaaagaagaaggaaaagaagaaaaaagataaaaaaaggaaaagaaaaagaaagagaagaaagcaaaaaaaaaagaggaaaataaaaataagacaaaaataaaaataaaaaaagggagaaagatggaaattaaaagaaaagggaaaatgaaaataaaataaaataaaataaaataaaataaaataaaataaaataaaataaaaattgaagaagaagatgaagatgaagaagggggaaagggaaaggaaaaggaaattaaaaggaaaataaaaagagaaaaaagccacCAGAAGTGAAATCCATGCAATGAAAACTGGGGACACAACAGGTTTCACTGGAGCCGAGCGAGGTTGGCATTGCCGGGCCATCCAGGAATCTCCTGGGAATTCCCTATTTACACCTTTTCTGGCCATGAGGAGCAACCGAGCTCTTTTGGGGGTTATTTGGTGCACACAGTGGCTGGTGCCGGCCGGGGGGACCTGTCTCCCTTTGCCATGGTCAGACCTACAGGACACGTGTCACCCAGGGGGGACAGTGGCTTTGGGTTGAGATTAGGGGATGAAACGGTTGATTGGAGGCTCCACAGGCTGAGGTCTGAGCTCTCCATCACTCCTCCTGCAGTCCGAGTGGAAAACAGCATTCCCTTGACATTCCCCTTCCCAGACAGACGTGGAGAAAGGAGCGAAAGAGGCCAAagacagggaggggaaaggagcgGCATCTGGTAGAGAGcatgagctctgctgctcctggttcCATCGGGACAGCTTTGGAGCTACCAAACAGCACAGCTGGTTTGGTGatttattatcatcattattagtACTATTGCTATTCTATtgctattattactattacagggcttggagcaacctgctctagtggaaggtgtccctgcccgtggcagggagttggaactggatgagctttaaggttctttccaacccaaaccagtctgtgattctatgattctatgattactatTTCTATTGCTATTATTGCtgttattactactattattactattattaagGGTTATTAGTActcttttccccatctctccttttccccacaGCCTCTCATGAGCTACATGAACCGTCCAGAGCTGAAAGAGGACAAGCCAAACCCTAAGAGTTTAATAAAGGAACCTCCTTGCAGAGAGTGAAGTAAGAAAACGGGGATTTGTGGCTCCCGAGGGCTAATTGCAGTGCCTGAGTTGGTAAAACACCACTCTGAGAACTGGGAAAATAACAGGGTCAAATGCCCTTTCCTGTAAGCTTTGGATGTTTGTGTTTCATCTGTTGTTTGCTCGTGGCTATGTTCTGACTGCAGAGGTGAAGATGAAAACATGGGAAAGGTTTGAGCAAGAAGAGGAGCCAAACTCCAGGGGTGATCCCCCCTGATCAACCCATAGCCCTGATCCTGGCTGCCTCGGAGGGGATTAGGGTGACTGACATGGAATTGGGACACTGGAGCTCACAAAGGATGAGCCTGTGTGGCTTGTGATGAGGGGATGAGCCACAGTGGCTGGAAGGGGCCAGCAGCCACTGTGCTGGCACTGGTGTGTGTCCTGGTGGGTGTCCCAGTTGGGTGGCTTGTGGGTCTGCCGTTGGTGCTGCTCCACCACAGTGTCCTGGCAGCTTCATTGGCTCATACCATAGAATCCCagtggaagagaccttaaagctcatccagttccaacccctgccacaggcagggacaccttccgctaaagcaggttgctccaagtctGATCCCAGCTTTGGAGCTGTGTAGGTTTTGGGCCAGCGCTCATTGCAGTAAAGCTGATGCTGTACCTGTAAGCTAAAATGCTGAGTTGTAAACTGAGAGCAAGATGGGCCGGCGCAGCCTTGGAGTGTGTATAAAACAAGGGCAGCCTGTGAAGATAAAGGAATGACCAAGACAGAAGGGGCTGGTTCTTCAAGATGAGGAACAAATCAGAACTAATctaaaacacagacacaatTGTTAAGTAATTCACAAGAGTCTTTTCACATGCGCAAGCACAGAGATCAACCAGTGAAAGACTATCGAGGACCATCAGAGACTCCTGGAGACCACACTCGGCATGAAAAGTGTAtgtgtaattaaaatgcaaatattacaaTTAACTCCAGGAAATCTAATGTCAAACATTTTGCAGGAAGGTTGTACATATGCATAAGTTTGTTGGATATATGGATGCTGATGCAGACTCCAGGAGTGCTCCCCTTTGGAAATGACTGACGTATgcacccagcgctgcaataagGAATGCTGCTCTCTGAAACTCCAAAcccaggctgagagagttgctTCGACCGACTTTTCCCGTAACATACCGAGACCAGCACTCTCCTAACCAGGGTGACGGACCCCGCGGGGTGCCCTGCAGCAGGTGCCCTCCCTCCAGCgctttttccccccttgctCAAGGCGATAAACAACTTTTCCCGGCCCCGCTCTGCCCCTCAGCCCGCACCCTCGGGCTGCCGCCGGTGCCCAGCCATagacggggcggggggggcctCGCAGCTCCCACCCTTCGGGCGGGACCTCGGCGGGAGGAGCCGGCACAAGGAACAGGGTGGGGGGgccccacacacaccccacatccccctgCTGGAGGGGGCTGGGACTTACCGGGGCCGCCCCCACCGCAATCACTCCGCACCacgacggcggcggcggcggcccgtCCCCGGAGGCGCTTCCTTCctgcggcgggcggcggggagggcCGGAGCTCCTATAAAtcggggcgggcgggcggcggcatGCCAGAGATTTGCCGTGCCGGCCGGCCCCTCCGCCGCCCGCCATGCGGCGGCTcccgctgccgctgccgctgctgctggccgggctggggctggggctcgGGCTCGGGGGGGAACCGGAGCCCGGAGCCCCCTCGGGAGCGCAGTGCCTGGAGCACGATTGCTTCGGGGTGTTCTGGTCGGCGCTGCCCTTCGCGGAGGCCGGCGCGGAGTGCCAGAGGGGCGGCGGGCACCTCATGACCGTCCGTTCCACCGTGGCGGAGGACGCGATcgctttgctgctgcagaaccGGAGCGGGCATCTGTGGCTGGGGCTGCGCCTCGGGCTGCCCTGCACTGAACCGACCCAGCGCCTCCGCGGCTTCCAGTGGGTGACCGGCGACCGCAGCACCGATTACTCCAACTGGGCGCCGTCGAGGCGGCAGTGCGGGGAGTTCTGCGTGACCGTGTCGAGGGAGCTGCGCTGGGAGGAGCGGCCCTGCGAGGCTCCTGCCGACGGCTTCCTCTGCGAGTACAACTACGGGGGGAGCTGCCCGCGGCTGCTGCCCGCCGACGGGCTCCCCGTCGCTTACACCACCCCCTTCGGCGCCAGTGTCGGGGACTTCCTGGCTCTGCCGCCCGGCAGCACGGCCGTCATTGCGGCcttggggctggagctgcactGCGAGGAGGACGGGGAGAGCGGGAGGCTGCGCTGGGGCCGCCCGGAGCTGGGGCCCTGGTCTTGCCGCTTGGCCAACGGAGGCTGCGACGGGACGTGCGAGGAGGACAGCGGGCAGGCGCGGTGCTCCTGCCCCGAGGGCAAAGTGCTGAGCAGCGACGAGCGCGGGTGCCGCTCGCCCTGCGCCGGAGCTCCGTGCCAGCACCACTGCGTGGTGGCCGGCTCCACCTTCCTCTGCATGTGCGAGGCTGGGTACCGCTTGGCTGCCGACGGCAGCAGCTGCGAGGACGACGACGACTGTGCCGTGGTGCCCAGTGTGTGCGAGCAGGTCTGTGTCAACACCGAGGGCGGCTTCGAGTGCCACTGCCACCGCGGGTACACGATGGTGGACGGGCACTGCCGGGCGCTGCCCGTGTCCCGCTGCTACAAGGCGCCCTGCGAGCAGCAGTGTGAGGAGGTGCCCGACGGGTACCGCTGCAGCTGCTTTCCCGGCTACGCCGTCGACCCGCGGGTGCCCACCCGCTGCGTGCTGCACTGCAACCGCAGCCAGTGCCCGGCCAAGTGCGACCCCTACACCCTGTCCTGCGAGTGTCCCGATGGCTTTGTGCTGGACGATGCCGACAACGGGCAGGTCTGCATGGACATCGATGAGTGCAACATGAACTTCTGCCAGCACAACTGCACCAACTACCCCGGCGGCTACGAGTGCCACTGCCATGCCGGCTACCGGCTCATTGACCAGAATGACTGCATTGAAATCCTGGAGGAGGACAGGGAAGGAGCCTACTCGGGGGATTTTGGGCCCAGACCCCAGACACCCATCCCCAGCCAGATCCCACCGAAGGCAAAGCACCTTCACCCCGGTGCTCTGGTGGGTATCACTGTGGGTGTCCTCTCCGCAGCGCTGGCTCTGCTGGCCCTGGCCTACCATCTGGTGAGGAAGTGCTGCAGGGCCCCAGCCACCATGGATTACAAGTGCAGTGGTCCCCATGAAAAGGAGATGGGACTTCAGCCGGTCACCTCGGGGTGTGCAGCAGCCAGCCAGAAACTGTAGGGAGATCGGGCAGGACAGACAGAGGGAGGTGGATGGAACTGGGTAACATTTactctccccatcccctgcagTCTTTGAATGATAAAGAGAatctgggaaaagcaaaaagctgtgATTCCCCCCCCCAGCCACTTCCAGAAATACTCCTTGCTTTCCGGCCGGCTCTTGCAATATTCACCCCAGAGAGCAGGGAAGGTGGAAGGGCCGGAGTGCTGCTCTGTTCCTCTCCCTTCACAGGCAGTGTAGGTGgtcagctttcctttcttttttccaggaatCCGGGGGGTTCAAGGAGAAACCTTGTGTGTTACAGGATGGGCATCTCCATCTAGAAGTGACTTTTAAATCCATATCCACCATGGTATGAGAGCCACGCTGGCTGAGTTGCTGTGGCCCGTAGAAGGTCACTTGGCCCCAAATCCTGCTCCCTTCACTGGGAAGCTGGGATGGAATGGATGGTATTCCCACAGTGGCAAAGAGATGGGATGCCCCTGCCTTTGGGTTCAGATTAGTGGGTTTAAACTGATGGGTGATGGCAGAAGGAGCAAAGACCTTGTGCTCAGCTCTTTCCTGCACTCCCAGTTTTTGCTTCCTGTCCCCCCATGTTGCCTCTCTCCTCTGGCAGCTGAGCACTTCCCACCTTAAACCACTAGCAACAGCAAGGGTCCTGCTGGTGTCACAGTGTGAGGGTGAAACTGCctgatttctctttccttttaccATTTTGGGGCTGTTTTTGGTGTGTGTGGAGGTTAAATGTGGACACCGAGACTGCCAGGGTAATTTTTTCCATGGCAGGAATGCTTGTTCCCAGCCTTGTGTTCCCCAGCCCGTTTCTTCCATGATTTTCTGCCCTTGTTGCCTTAAAACGTTATGGTTTTATTTACAAACCCACTCCACCGACCCCTCCTGTCCACAGGGTTTTGTCCTTTAGTCTTGCCCAGGCCTGAGTCTAATCCATGTTGAAGCTCATGGCAAAACTTTCCTGGGGGGACACGACCCATGCCACTGTATACTTCCCATCCATGGATCATCTGGAAAAGCCTTTTGGGTGTTTTTCCAGCCCCATCATTCCATGGGGAGACACGGGGCAAAGCCACAGTGGTGTTGGGAGCCGGCGCGGACACAGGGTGAGTTGTGGGAGCGGGTGCTGACAGCTTTATGCCCATGAAATATCACCCTGCAGCAGGG
Protein-coding regions in this window:
- the THBD gene encoding thrombomodulin; translated protein: MRRLPLPLPLLLAGLGLGLGLGGEPEPGAPSGAQCLEHDCFGVFWSALPFAEAGAECQRGGGHLMTVRSTVAEDAIALLLQNRSGHLWLGLRLGLPCTEPTQRLRGFQWVTGDRSTDYSNWAPSRRQCGEFCVTVSRELRWEERPCEAPADGFLCEYNYGGSCPRLLPADGLPVAYTTPFGASVGDFLALPPGSTAVIAALGLELHCEEDGESGRLRWGRPELGPWSCRLANGGCDGTCEEDSGQARCSCPEGKVLSSDERGCRSPCAGAPCQHHCVVAGSTFLCMCEAGYRLAADGSSCEDDDDCAVVPSVCEQVCVNTEGGFECHCHRGYTMVDGHCRALPVSRCYKAPCEQQCEEVPDGYRCSCFPGYAVDPRVPTRCVLHCNRSQCPAKCDPYTLSCECPDGFVLDDADNGQVCMDIDECNMNFCQHNCTNYPGGYECHCHAGYRLIDQNDCIEILEEDREGAYSGDFGPRPQTPIPSQIPPKAKHLHPGALVGITVGVLSAALALLALAYHLVRKCCRAPATMDYKCSGPHEKEMGLQPVTSGCAAASQKL